A window of Ranitomeya variabilis isolate aRanVar5 chromosome 2, aRanVar5.hap1, whole genome shotgun sequence contains these coding sequences:
- the LOC143806100 gene encoding uncharacterized protein LOC143806100 isoform X1 gives MRERSFVLSVPVTPCVSRLFCRQVLSCCLCPSHLTSPACSTARFSHAVCTRHTSLLPLVLPPGSLVVSVPVTPLVSCLLCRQVLSCCLCCARHTLRLPLVLPPGSLVLSVPVTPRISRLLCRQVLSCCLYPSHLASPTCSAARFSRAVCARHTLHLPLVLPPGSLGLSVHVTPCVFRLFFRQVLSCCLYPSHLASPACSAARFSHAVCTRHSLRLPLVLPPGSLVLSVPVTPHVSRLFYCHVLSCCLYPSHLASPACSAARFSRGFCTRHTSRLLLVVPPGSLVLSVPVTPHVSRLLCRQVLSCCLYPSHLASPTCSAARFSRAVCSRHTLHLPLVLPPGSLGLSVPVTPCISLLFCRQVLSGCLYTSHLVSSACSSTRFSRAVCTRHTSLLPLVLPPGSLVLSVHVTPRVFRLFCRQVLSGCLCPSHLASPSCCAARFSRAVCTRHTLCLPLVLPPGSLVLSVPVTPRVSHLFCRQVLSGCLCPSHLASPSCSAARFSRAVCARHTLHLPLVLPPGSLGLSVHVTPCVFRLFFRQVLSCCLYPSHLASPTCSAARFSRAVCARHTLHLPLVLPPGSLGLSVPVTPCISLLFCRQVLSGCLYTSHLVSSACSSARFSRAVCTRHTSRLPLVLPPGSLGLSVPVTPCISLLFCRQVLSGCLYTSHLVSSACSSARFSRAVCTRHTSRLPLVLPPGSLGLSVPVTPCISLLFCRQVLSGCLYTSHLASSACSAARFSRAVCARHTSRLPLVLPPGSLVLSLHVTPHVSCLFCRQVLSCCLYTSHLASSACSAARFSRAVFTRHTSRLLLVLSPGSLVLSGQTPLCVMQIP, from the exons ATGAGGGAGAGGTCGTTTGTTCTGTCTGTACCCGTCACACCTTGCGTCTCCCGCTTGTTCTGCCGCCAGGTTCTCTCGTGCTGTCTGTGCCCGTCACACCTCACGTCTCCCGCTTGTTCTACTGCCAGGTTCTCTCATGCTGTCTGTACCCGTCACACCTCGCTTCTCCCGCTTGTTCTGCCACCAGGTTCTCTCGTGGTTTCTGTACCCGTCACACCTCTCGTCTCCTGCTTGTTGTGCCGCCAGGTTCTCTCGTGCTGTCTGTGCTGTGCCCGTCACACCTTGCGTCTCCCTCTTGTTCTGCCGCCAGGTTCTCTTGTGCTGTCTGTACCCGTCACACCTCGCATCTCCCGCTTGCTCTGTCGCCAGGTTCTCTCGTGCTGTCTGTACCCGTCACACCTCGCATCTCCCACTTGTTCTGCCGCCAGGTTCTCTCGGGCTGTCTGCGCCCGTCACACCTTGCATCTCCCTCTTGTTCTGCCGCCAGGTTCTCTCGGGCTGTCTGTACACGTCACACCTTGTGTCTTCCGCTTGTTCTTCCGCCAGGTTCTCTCGTGCTGTCTGTACCCATCACACCTCGCTTCTCCCGCTTGTTCTGCCGCCAGGTTCTCTCATGCTGTCTGTACCCGTCACAGCTTGCGTCTCCCGCTTGTTCTGCCGCCAGGTTCTCTCGTGCTGTCTGTGCCCGTCACACCTCACGTCTCCCGCTTGTTCTACTGCCATGTTCTCTCATGCTGTCTGTACCCGTCACACCTTGCGTCTCCCGCTTGTTCTGCCGCCAGGTTCTCTCGTGGTTTCTGTACCCGTCACACCTCTCGTCTCCTGCTTGTTGTGCCGCCAGGTTCTCTCGTGCTGTCTGTACCTGTCACACCTCATGTCTCCCGCTTGCTCTGTCGCCAGGTTCTCTCGTGCTGTCTGTACCCGTCACACCTCGCGTCTCCCACTTGTTCTGCCGCCAGGTTCTCTCGGGCTGTCTGTTCTCGTCACACCTTGCATCTCCCTCTTGTTCTGCCGCCAG GTTCTCTCGGGCTGTCTGTGCCCGTCACACCTTGCATCTCCCTCTTGTTCTGCCGCCAGGTTCTCTCGGGCTGTCTGTACACGTCACACCTTGTGTCTTCCGCTTGTTCTTCCACCAGGTTCTCTCGTGCTGTCTGTACCCGTCACACCTCGCTTCTCCCGCTTGTTCTGCCGCCAGGTTCTCTCGTGCTGTCTGTACACGTCACACCTCGCGTCTTCCGCTTGTTCTGCCGCCAGGTTCTCTCGGGCTGTCTGTGCCCGTCACACCTTGCATCTCCCTCTTGTTGTGCCGCCAGGTTCTCTCGGGCTGTCTGTACACGTCACACCTTGTGTCTTCCGCTTGTTCTTCCGCCAGGTTCTCTCGTGCTGTCTGTACCCGTCACACCTCGCGTCTCCCACTTGTTCTGCCGCCAGGTTCTCTCGGGCTGTCTGTGCCCGTCACACCTTGCATCTCCCTCTTGTTCTGCCGCCAGGTTCTCTCGGGCTGTCTGTGCCCGTCACACCTTGCATCTCCCTCTTGTTCTGCCGCCAGGTTCTCTCGGGCTGTCTGTACACGTCACACCTTGTGTCTTCCGCTTGTTCTTCCGCCAGGTTCTCTCGTGCTGTCTGTACCCGTCACACCTCGCGTCTCCCACTTGTTCTGCCGCCAGGTTCTCTCGGGCTGTCTGTGCCCGTCACACCTTGCATCTCCCTCTTGTTCTGCCGCCAGGTTCTCTCGGGCTGTCTGTGCCCGTCACACCTTGCATCTCCCTCTTGTTCTGCCGCCAGGTTCTCTCGGGCTGTCTGTACACGTCACACCTTGTGTCTTCCGCTTGTTCTTCCGCCAGGTTCTCTCGTGCTGTCTGTACCCGTCACACCTCGCGTCTCCCACTTGTTCTGCCGCCAGGTTCTCTCGGGCTGTCTGTGCCCGTCACACCTTGCATCTCCCTCTTGTTCTGCCGCCAGGTTCTCTCGGGCTGTCTGTACACGTCACACCTTGTGTCTTCCGCTTGTTCTTCCGCCAGGTTCTCTCGTGCTGTCTGTACCCGTCACACCTCGCGTCTCCCACTTGTTCTGCCGCCAGGTTCTCTCGGGCTGTCTGTGCCCGTCACACCTTGCATCTCCCTCTTGTTCTGCCGCCAGGTTCTCTCGGGCTGTCTGTACACGTCACACCTCGCGTCTTCCGCTTGTTCTGCCGCCAGGTTCTCTCGTGCTGTCTGTGCCCGTCACACCTCGCGTCTTCCGCTTGTTCTGCCGCCAGGTTCTCTCGTGCTGTCTTTACACGTCACACCTCACGTCTCCTGCTTGTTCTGTCGCCAGGTTCTCTCGTGCTGTCTGTACACGTCACACCTCGCGTCTTCCGCTTGTTCTGCCGCCAGGTTCTCTCGTGCTGTCTTTACACGTCACACCTCACGTCTCCTGCTTGTTCTGTCGCCAGGTTCTCTCGTGCTGTCTGGGCAGACACCGCTGTGTGTGATGCAGATCCCCTGA
- the LOC143806100 gene encoding uncharacterized protein LOC143806100 isoform X4: protein MRERSFVLSVPVTPCVSRLFCRQVLSCCLCPSHLTSPACSTARFSHAVCTRHTSLLPLVLPPGSLVVSVPVTPLVSCLLCRQVLSCCLCCARHTLRLPLVLPPGSLVLSVPVTPRISRLLCRQVLSCCLYPSHLASPTCSAARFSRAVCARHTLHLPLVLPPGSLGLSVHVTPCVFRLFFRQVLSCCLYPSHLASPACSAARFSHAVCTRHSLRLPLVLPPGSLVLSVPVTPHVSRLFYCHVLSCCLYPSHLASPACSAARFSRGFCTRHTSRLLLVVPPGSLGLSVPVTPCISLLFCRQVLSGCLYTSHLVSSACSSTRFSRAVCTRHTSLLPLVLPPGSLVLSVHVTPRVFRLFCRQVLSGCLCPSHLASPSCCAARFSRAVCTRHTLCLPLVLPPGSLVLSVPVTPRVSHLFCRQVLSGCLCPSHLASPSCSAARFSRAVCARHTLHLPLVLPPGSLGLSVHVTPCVFRLFFRQVLSCCLYPSHLASPTCSAARFSRAVCARHTLHLPLVLPPGSLGLSVPVTPCISLLFCRQVLSGCLYTSHLVSSACSSARFSRAVCTRHTSRLPLVLPPGSLGLSVPVTPCISLLFCRQVLSGCLYTSHLVSSACSSARFSRAVCTRHTSRLPLVLPPGSLGLSVPVTPCISLLFCRQVLSGCLYTSHLASSACSAARFSRAVCARHTSRLPLVLPPGSLVLSLHVTPHVSCLFCRQVLSCCLYTSHLASSACSAARFSRAVFTRHTSRLLLVLSPGSLVLSGQTPLCVMQIP from the exons ATGAGGGAGAGGTCGTTTGTTCTGTCTGTACCCGTCACACCTTGCGTCTCCCGCTTGTTCTGCCGCCAGGTTCTCTCGTGCTGTCTGTGCCCGTCACACCTCACGTCTCCCGCTTGTTCTACTGCCAGGTTCTCTCATGCTGTCTGTACCCGTCACACCTCGCTTCTCCCGCTTGTTCTGCCACCAGGTTCTCTCGTGGTTTCTGTACCCGTCACACCTCTCGTCTCCTGCTTGTTGTGCCGCCAGGTTCTCTCGTGCTGTCTGTGCTGTGCCCGTCACACCTTGCGTCTCCCTCTTGTTCTGCCGCCAGGTTCTCTTGTGCTGTCTGTACCCGTCACACCTCGCATCTCCCGCTTGCTCTGTCGCCAGGTTCTCTCGTGCTGTCTGTACCCGTCACACCTCGCATCTCCCACTTGTTCTGCCGCCAGGTTCTCTCGGGCTGTCTGCGCCCGTCACACCTTGCATCTCCCTCTTGTTCTGCCGCCAGGTTCTCTCGGGCTGTCTGTACACGTCACACCTTGTGTCTTCCGCTTGTTCTTCCGCCAGGTTCTCTCGTGCTGTCTGTACCCATCACACCTCGCTTCTCCCGCTTGTTCTGCCGCCAGGTTCTCTCATGCTGTCTGTACCCGTCACAGCTTGCGTCTCCCGCTTGTTCTGCCGCCAGGTTCTCTCGTGCTGTCTGTGCCCGTCACACCTCACGTCTCCCGCTTGTTCTACTGCCATGTTCTCTCATGCTGTCTGTACCCGTCACACCTTGCGTCTCCCGCTTGTTCTGCCGCCAGGTTCTCTCGTGGTTTCTGTACCCGTCACACCTCTCGTCTCCTGCTTGTTGTGCCGCCAG GTTCTCTCGGGCTGTCTGTGCCCGTCACACCTTGCATCTCCCTCTTGTTCTGCCGCCAGGTTCTCTCGGGCTGTCTGTACACGTCACACCTTGTGTCTTCCGCTTGTTCTTCCACCAGGTTCTCTCGTGCTGTCTGTACCCGTCACACCTCGCTTCTCCCGCTTGTTCTGCCGCCAGGTTCTCTCGTGCTGTCTGTACACGTCACACCTCGCGTCTTCCGCTTGTTCTGCCGCCAGGTTCTCTCGGGCTGTCTGTGCCCGTCACACCTTGCATCTCCCTCTTGTTGTGCCGCCAGGTTCTCTCGGGCTGTCTGTACACGTCACACCTTGTGTCTTCCGCTTGTTCTTCCGCCAGGTTCTCTCGTGCTGTCTGTACCCGTCACACCTCGCGTCTCCCACTTGTTCTGCCGCCAGGTTCTCTCGGGCTGTCTGTGCCCGTCACACCTTGCATCTCCCTCTTGTTCTGCCGCCAGGTTCTCTCGGGCTGTCTGTGCCCGTCACACCTTGCATCTCCCTCTTGTTCTGCCGCCAGGTTCTCTCGGGCTGTCTGTACACGTCACACCTTGTGTCTTCCGCTTGTTCTTCCGCCAGGTTCTCTCGTGCTGTCTGTACCCGTCACACCTCGCGTCTCCCACTTGTTCTGCCGCCAGGTTCTCTCGGGCTGTCTGTGCCCGTCACACCTTGCATCTCCCTCTTGTTCTGCCGCCAGGTTCTCTCGGGCTGTCTGTGCCCGTCACACCTTGCATCTCCCTCTTGTTCTGCCGCCAGGTTCTCTCGGGCTGTCTGTACACGTCACACCTTGTGTCTTCCGCTTGTTCTTCCGCCAGGTTCTCTCGTGCTGTCTGTACCCGTCACACCTCGCGTCTCCCACTTGTTCTGCCGCCAGGTTCTCTCGGGCTGTCTGTGCCCGTCACACCTTGCATCTCCCTCTTGTTCTGCCGCCAGGTTCTCTCGGGCTGTCTGTACACGTCACACCTTGTGTCTTCCGCTTGTTCTTCCGCCAGGTTCTCTCGTGCTGTCTGTACCCGTCACACCTCGCGTCTCCCACTTGTTCTGCCGCCAGGTTCTCTCGGGCTGTCTGTGCCCGTCACACCTTGCATCTCCCTCTTGTTCTGCCGCCAGGTTCTCTCGGGCTGTCTGTACACGTCACACCTCGCGTCTTCCGCTTGTTCTGCCGCCAGGTTCTCTCGTGCTGTCTGTGCCCGTCACACCTCGCGTCTTCCGCTTGTTCTGCCGCCAGGTTCTCTCGTGCTGTCTTTACACGTCACACCTCACGTCTCCTGCTTGTTCTGTCGCCAGGTTCTCTCGTGCTGTCTGTACACGTCACACCTCGCGTCTTCCGCTTGTTCTGCCGCCAGGTTCTCTCGTGCTGTCTTTACACGTCACACCTCACGTCTCCTGCTTGTTCTGTCGCCAGGTTCTCTCGTGCTGTCTGGGCAGACACCGCTGTGTGTGATGCAGATCCCCTGA
- the LOC143806100 gene encoding uncharacterized protein LOC143806100 isoform X2, producing the protein MRERSFVLSVPVTPCVSRLFCRQVLSCCLCPSHLTSPACSTARFSHAVCTRHTSLLPLVLPPGSLVVSVPVTPLVSCLLCRQVLSCCLCCARHTLRLPLVLPPGSLVLSVPVTPRISRLLCRQVLSCCLYPSHLASPTCSAARFSRAVCARHTLHLPLVLPPGSLGLSVHVTPCVFRLFFRQVLSCCLYPSHLASPACSAARFSHAVCTRHSLRLPLVLPPGSLVLSVPVTPHVSRLFYCHVLSCCLYPSHLASPACSAARFSRGFCTRHTSRLLLVVPPGSLVLSVPVTPHVSRLLCRQVLSCCLYPSHLASPTCSAARFSRAVCSRHTLHLPLVLPPGSLGLSVHITPCVFRLFFRQVLSCCLYPSHLASPTCSAARFSRAVCARHTLHLPLVLPPGSLGLSVHVTPCVFRLFFHQVLSCCLYPSHLASPACSAARFSRAVCTRHTSRLPLVLPPGSLGLSVPVTPCISLLLCRQVLSGCLYTSHLVSSACSSARFSRAVCTRHTSRLPLVLPPGSLGLSVPVTPCISLLFCRQVLSGCLCPSHLASPSCSAARFSRAVCTRHTLCLPLVLPPGSLVLSVPVTPRVSHLFCRQVLSGCLCPSHLASPSCSAARFSRAVCARHTLHLPLVLPPGSLGLSVHVTPCVFRLFFRQVLSCCLYPSHLASPTCSAARFSRAVCARHTLHLPLVLPPGSLGLSVPVTPCISLLFCRQVLSGCLYTSHLASSACSAARFSRAVCARHTSRLPLVLPPGSLVLSLHVTPHVSCLFCRQVLSCCLYTSHLASSACSAARFSRAVFTRHTSRLLLVLSPGSLVLSGQTPLCVMQIP; encoded by the exons ATGAGGGAGAGGTCGTTTGTTCTGTCTGTACCCGTCACACCTTGCGTCTCCCGCTTGTTCTGCCGCCAGGTTCTCTCGTGCTGTCTGTGCCCGTCACACCTCACGTCTCCCGCTTGTTCTACTGCCAGGTTCTCTCATGCTGTCTGTACCCGTCACACCTCGCTTCTCCCGCTTGTTCTGCCACCAGGTTCTCTCGTGGTTTCTGTACCCGTCACACCTCTCGTCTCCTGCTTGTTGTGCCGCCAGGTTCTCTCGTGCTGTCTGTGCTGTGCCCGTCACACCTTGCGTCTCCCTCTTGTTCTGCCGCCAGGTTCTCTTGTGCTGTCTGTACCCGTCACACCTCGCATCTCCCGCTTGCTCTGTCGCCAGGTTCTCTCGTGCTGTCTGTACCCGTCACACCTCGCATCTCCCACTTGTTCTGCCGCCAGGTTCTCTCGGGCTGTCTGCGCCCGTCACACCTTGCATCTCCCTCTTGTTCTGCCGCCAGGTTCTCTCGGGCTGTCTGTACACGTCACACCTTGTGTCTTCCGCTTGTTCTTCCGCCAGGTTCTCTCGTGCTGTCTGTACCCATCACACCTCGCTTCTCCCGCTTGTTCTGCCGCCAGGTTCTCTCATGCTGTCTGTACCCGTCACAGCTTGCGTCTCCCGCTTGTTCTGCCGCCAGGTTCTCTCGTGCTGTCTGTGCCCGTCACACCTCACGTCTCCCGCTTGTTCTACTGCCATGTTCTCTCATGCTGTCTGTACCCGTCACACCTTGCGTCTCCCGCTTGTTCTGCCGCCAGGTTCTCTCGTGGTTTCTGTACCCGTCACACCTCTCGTCTCCTGCTTGTTGTGCCGCCAGGTTCTCTCGTGCTGTCTGTACCTGTCACACCTCATGTCTCCCGCTTGCTCTGTCGCCAGGTTCTCTCGTGCTGTCTGTACCCGTCACACCTCGCGTCTCCCACTTGTTCTGCCGCCAGGTTCTCTCGGGCTGTCTGTTCTCGTCACACCTTGCATCTCCCTCTTGTTCTGCCGCCAGGTTCTCTCGGGCTGTCTGTACACATCACACCTTGTGTCTTCCGCTTGTTCTTCCGCCAGGTTCTCTCGTGCTGTCTGTACCCGTCACACCTCGCGTCTCCCACTTGTTCTGCCGCCAGGTTCTCTCGGGCTGTCTGTGCCCGTCACACCTTGCATCTCCCTCTTGTTCTGCCGCCAGGTTCTCTCGGGCTGTCTGTACACGTCACACCTTGTGTCTTCCGCTTGTTCTTCCACCAGGTTCTCTCGTGCTGTCTGTACCCGTCACACCTCGCTTCTCCCGCTTGTTCTGCCGCCAGGTTCTCTCGTGCTGTCTGTACACGTCACACCTCGCGTCTTCCGCTTGTTCTGCCGCCAGGTTCTCTCGGGCTGTCTGTGCCCGTCACACCTTGCATCTCCCTCTTGTTGTGCCGCCAGGTTCTCTCGGGCTGTCTGTACACGTCACACCTTGTGTCTTCCGCTTGTTCTTCCGCCAGGTTCTCTCGTGCTGTCTGTACCCGTCACACCTCGCGTCTCCCACTTGTTCTGCCGCCAGGTTCTCTCGGGCTGTCTGTGCCCGTCACACCTTGCATCTCCCTCTTGTTCTGCCGCCAGGTTCTCTCGGGCTGTCTGTGCCCGTCACACCTTGCATCTCCCTCTTGTTCTGCCGCCAGGTTCTCTCGGGCTGTCTGTACACGTCACACCTTGTGTCTTCCGCTTGTTCTTCCGCCAGGTTCTCTCGTGCTGTCTGTACCCGTCACACCTCGCGTCTCCCACTTGTTCTGCCGCCAGGTTCTCTCGGGCTGTCTGTGCCCGTCACACCTTGCATCTCCCTCTTGTTCTGCCGCCAGGTTCTCTCGGGCTGTCTGTGCCCGTCACACCTTGCATCTCCCTCTTGTTCTGCCGCCAGGTTCTCTCGGGCTGTCTGTACACGTCACACCTTGTGTCTTCCGCTTGTTCTTCCGCCAGGTTCTCTCGTGCTGTCTGTACCCGTCACACCTCGCGTCTCCCACTTGTTCTGCCGCCAGGTTCTCTCGGGCTGTCTGTGCCCGTCACACCTTGCATCTCCCTCTTGTTCTGCCGCCAG GTTCTCTCGGGCTGTCTGTGCCCGTCACACCTTGCATCTCCCTCTTGTTCTGCCGCCAGGTTCTCTCGGGCTGTCTGTACACGTCACACCTCGCGTCTTCCGCTTGTTCTGCCGCCAGGTTCTCTCGTGCTGTCTGTGCCCGTCACACCTCGCGTCTTCCGCTTGTTCTGCCGCCAGGTTCTCTCGTGCTGTCTTTACACGTCACACCTCACGTCTCCTGCTTGTTCTGTCGCCAGGTTCTCTCGTGCTGTCTGTACACGTCACACCTCGCGTCTTCCGCTTGTTCTGCCGCCAGGTTCTCTCGTGCTGTCTTTACACGTCACACCTCACGTCTCCTGCTTGTTCTGTCGCCAGGTTCTCTCGTGCTGTCTGGGCAGACACCGCTGTGTGTGATGCAGATCCCCTGA
- the LOC143806100 gene encoding uncharacterized protein LOC143806100 isoform X5: MRERSFVLSVPVTPCVSRLFCRQVLSCCLCPSHLTSPACSTARFSHAVCTRHTSLLPLVLPPGSLVVSVPVTPLVSCLLCRQVLSCCLCCARHTLRLPLVLPPGSLVLSVPVTPRISRLLCRQVLSCCLYPSHLASPTCSAARFSRAVCARHTLHLPLVLPPGSLGLSVHVTPCVFRLFFRQVLSCCLYPSHLASPACSAARFSRAVCTRHTSRLPLVLPPGSLGLSVLVTPCISLLFCRQVLSGCLYTSHLVSSACSSARFSRAVCTRHTSRLPLVLPPGSLGLSVPVTPCISLLFCRQVLSGCLYTSHLVSSACSSTRFSRAVCTRHTSLLPLVLPPGSLVLSVHVTPRVFRLFCRQVLSGCLCPSHLASPSCCAARFSRAVCTRHTLCLPLVLPPGSLVLSVPVTPRVSHLFCRQVLSGCLCPSHLASPSCSAARFSRAVCARHTLHLPLVLPPGSLGLSVHVTPCVFRLFFRQVLSCCLYPSHLASPTCSAARFSRAVCARHTLHLPLVLPPGSLGLSVPVTPCISLLFCRQVLSGCLYTSHLVSSACSSARFSRAVCTRHTSRLPLVLPPGSLGLSVPVTPCISLLFCRQVLSGCLYTSHLVSSACSSARFSRAVCTRHTSRLPLVLPPGSLGLSVPVTPCISLLFCRQVLSGCLYTSHLASSACSAARFSRAVCARHTSRLPLVLPPGSLVLSLHVTPHVSCLFCRQVLSCCLYTSHLASSACSAARFSRAVFTRHTSRLLLVLSPGSLVLSGQTPLCVMQIP; the protein is encoded by the exons ATGAGGGAGAGGTCGTTTGTTCTGTCTGTACCCGTCACACCTTGCGTCTCCCGCTTGTTCTGCCGCCAGGTTCTCTCGTGCTGTCTGTGCCCGTCACACCTCACGTCTCCCGCTTGTTCTACTGCCAGGTTCTCTCATGCTGTCTGTACCCGTCACACCTCGCTTCTCCCGCTTGTTCTGCCACCAGGTTCTCTCGTGGTTTCTGTACCCGTCACACCTCTCGTCTCCTGCTTGTTGTGCCGCCAGGTTCTCTCGTGCTGTCTGTGCTGTGCCCGTCACACCTTGCGTCTCCCTCTTGTTCTGCCGCCAGGTTCTCTTGTGCTGTCTGTACCCGTCACACCTCGCATCTCCCGCTTGCTCTGTCGCCAGGTTCTCTCGTGCTGTCTGTACCCGTCACACCTCGCATCTCCCACTTGTTCTGCCGCCAGGTTCTCTCGGGCTGTCTGCGCCCGTCACACCTTGCATCTCCCTCTTGTTCTGCCGCCAGGTTCTCTCGGGCTGTCTGTACACGTCACACCTTGTGTCTTCCGCTTGTTCTTCCGCCAGGTTCTCTCGTGCTGTCTGTACCCATCACACCTCGCTTCTCCCGCTTGTTCTGCCGCCAG GTTCTCTCGTGCTGTCTGTACCCGTCACACCTCGCGTCTCCCACTTGTTCTGCCGCCAGGTTCTCTCGGGCTGTCTGTTCTCGTCACACCTTGCATCTCCCTCTTGTTCTGCCGCCAGGTTCTCTCGGGCTGTCTGTACACATCACACCTTGTGTCTTCCGCTTGTTCTTCCGCCAGGTTCTCTCGTGCTGTCTGTACCCGTCACACCTCGCGTCTCCCACTTGTTCTGCCGCCAGGTTCTCTCGGGCTGTCTGTGCCCGTCACACCTTGCATCTCCCTCTTGTTCTGCCGCCAGGTTCTCTCGGGCTGTCTGTACACGTCACACCTTGTGTCTTCCGCTTGTTCTTCCACCAGGTTCTCTCGTGCTGTCTGTACCCGTCACACCTCGCTTCTCCCGCTTGTTCTGCCGCCAGGTTCTCTCGTGCTGTCTGTACACGTCACACCTCGCGTCTTCCGCTTGTTCTGCCGCCAGGTTCTCTCGGGCTGTCTGTGCCCGTCACACCTTGCATCTCCCTCTTGTTGTGCCGCCAGGTTCTCTCGGGCTGTCTGTACACGTCACACCTTGTGTCTTCCGCTTGTTCTTCCGCCAGGTTCTCTCGTGCTGTCTGTACCCGTCACACCTCGCGTCTCCCACTTGTTCTGCCGCCAGGTTCTCTCGGGCTGTCTGTGCCCGTCACACCTTGCATCTCCCTCTTGTTCTGCCGCCAGGTTCTCTCGGGCTGTCTGTGCCCGTCACACCTTGCATCTCCCTCTTGTTCTGCCGCCAGGTTCTCTCGGGCTGTCTGTACACGTCACACCTTGTGTCTTCCGCTTGTTCTTCCGCCAGGTTCTCTCGTGCTGTCTGTACCCGTCACACCTCGCGTCTCCCACTTGTTCTGCCGCCAGGTTCTCTCGGGCTGTCTGTGCCCGTCACACCTTGCATCTCCCTCTTGTTCTGCCGCCAGGTTCTCTCGGGCTGTCTGTGCCCGTCACACCTTGCATCTCCCTCTTGTTCTGCCGCCAGGTTCTCTCGGGCTGTCTGTACACGTCACACCTTGTGTCTTCCGCTTGTTCTTCCGCCAGGTTCTCTCGTGCTGTCTGTACCCGTCACACCTCGCGTCTCCCACTTGTTCTGCCGCCAGGTTCTCTCGGGCTGTCTGTGCCCGTCACACCTTGCATCTCCCTCTTGTTCTGCCGCCAGGTTCTCTCGGGCTGTCTGTACACGTCACACCTTGTGTCTTCCGCTTGTTCTTCCGCCAGGTTCTCTCGTGCTGTCTGTACCCGTCACACCTCGCGTCTCCCACTTGTTCTGCCGCCAGGTTCTCTCGGGCTGTCTGTGCCCGTCACACCTTGCATCTCCCTCTTGTTCTGCCGCCAGGTTCTCTCGGGCTGTCTGTACACGTCACACCTCGCGTCTTCCGCTTGTTCTGCCGCCAGGTTCTCTCGTGCTGTCTGTGCCCGTCACACCTCGCGTCTTCCGCTTGTTCTGCCGCCAGGTTCTCTCGTGCTGTCTTTACACGTCACACCTCACGTCTCCTGCTTGTTCTGTCGCCAGGTTCTCTCGTGCTGTCTGTACACGTCACACCTCGCGTCTTCCGCTTGTTCTGCCGCCAGGTTCTCTCGTGCTGTCTTTACACGTCACACCTCACGTCTCCTGCTTGTTCTGTCGCCAGGTTCTCTCGTGCTGTCTGGGCAGACACCGCTGTGTGTGATGCAGATCCCCTGA